One part of the Lotus japonicus ecotype B-129 chromosome 2, LjGifu_v1.2 genome encodes these proteins:
- the LOC130738540 gene encoding uncharacterized protein LOC130738540: MENRQEEEEEEEEEEDAPPPMVKLGSYGGEVRLVVPGEESAAEETMLLWGIQQPTLSKPNAFVSQSSLQLRLDSCGHSLSILQSPSSLGAPGVTGAVMWDSGVVLGKFLEHSVDLGTLVLQEKKIVELGSGCGLVGCIAALLGGEVILTDLLDRLRLLRKNIETNMKHVSLRGSATATELTWGEDPDRELIDPTPDFVVGSDVVYSENAVVDLVETLGQLSGPNTTIFLAGELRNDAILEYFLEAAMNDFTIGRVDQTLWHPEYRSNRVVLYVLVKK, translated from the exons ATGGAGAACCgacaagaggaagaggaagaggaagaggaagaggaggatgCACCGCCACCGATGGTGAAGTTGGGTTCCTACGGTGGCGAGGTGAGGTTGGTGGTTCCTGGGGAGGAATCAGCTGCGGAAGAGACCATGCTACTCTGGGGTATTCAGCAGCCTACTCTCTCCAAACCAAACGCTTTTGTCTCTCAATCTTCTTTGCAACTTCGCCTTGACTCATGTGGCCACTCTCTCTCAATTCTCCAATCTCCTTCCTCACTg GGTGCGCCTGGAGTAACTGGAGCAGTGATGTGGGACAGTGGAGTTGTATTGGGGAAGTTTTTAGAGCATTCTGTTGACTTAGGGACGCTTGTTCTTCAGGAAAAGAAGATTGTTGAATTGGGATCTGGTTGTGGATTGGTTGG ttGCATTGCAGCTCTTTTGGGTGGTGAAGTCATTCTTACTGATCTGCTGGATAGGCTGAGGCTACTTAGAAAGAACATTGAAACCAATATGAAACACGTTTCTCTACGGGGTTCGGCGACAGCAACTGAACTCACTTGGGGAGAAGATCCTGACCGAGAGCTCATTGATCCTACACCTGATTTCG TTGTAGGATCTGATGTTGTGTACAGTGAGAATGCTGTTGTGGATCTTGTAGAGACACTTGGGCAGCTCTCAGGGCCTAATACAACAATATTTTTGGCTGGGGAACTGCGAAATG ATGCCATTCTTGAGTACTTCTTAGAAGCTGCAATGAATGATTTCACAATTGGCCGTGTGGATCAAACACTCTGGCATCCAGAATATCGCAGCAATCGTGTTGTTCTTTATGTTCTTGTGAAGAAATGA
- the LOC130738539 gene encoding alcohol dehydrogenase-like 6 encodes MSSSTSTPQVITCKAAVAWGAGEPLVIEEVQVSPPQPMEIRVKVVCTSLCRSDISAWESHPIFPRIFGHEASGIVESVGLGVTEFKEGDHVLTVFIGECMECKPCTSGKSNVCQVLGLERNGLMHSDQKTRFSIKGKPVYHYCGVSSFSEYTVVHSGCAVKVSPNAPLEKICLLSCGVAAGLGAAWNVADVSKGSTVVIFGLGTVGLSVAQGAKLKGASRIIGVDNNPQKCENAKAFGITEVVDPNSYEEPIAQVINRITDGGADFSFECVGDTDMITTALQSCCDGWGLTVTLGVPKVKPVMSAHYGLLLMGRTLKGSMFGGWKPKSDLPSLVDKYVNKEIQIDDYITHNLQFDEINKAFTLMREGKCLRCVMHMPR; translated from the exons ATGTCATCATCAACATCAACCCCTCAAGTCATCACTTGCAAAg CTGCAGTAGCATGGGGAGCTGGAGAGCCATTGGTGATAGaggaagtgcaagtgagtcctCCACAACCAATGGAGATCAGGGTCAAGGTTGTCTGCACCTCTCTCTGTCGCAGCGACATTTCCGCTTGGGAATCTCAT CCCATATTTCCTCGCATATTTGGCCATGAAGCATCAGG GATTGTTGAGAGTGTGGGGCTAGGAGTGACTGAATTCAAAGAGGGAGACCATGTGCTGACAGTATTCATTGGAGAATGCATGGAGTGCAAGCCTTGCACATCAGGAAAAAGCAACGTTTGTCAAGTTTTGGGATTGGAAAGAAATGGTCTAATGCATAGTGATCAGAAGACACGCTTCTCAATAAAAGGGAAGCCTGTTTACCATTATTGTGGTGTTTCAAGTTTCAGCGAATACACAGTAGTTCATTCTGGGTGTGCAGTGAAAGTCAGCCCAAATGCACCTCTTGAAAAGATATGCCTTCTGAGCTGTGGGGTTGCTGCAG GTCTGGGCGCAGCATGGAATGTTGCTGATGTCTCAAAAGGATCAACAGTTGTGATATTTGGTCTTGGAACTGTTGGTCTTTCT GTTGCACAAGGTGCCAAACTAAAGGGTGCCTCTCGAATAATTGGTGTCGACAACAATCCGCAGAAGTGTGAAAATG CTAAAGCTTTTGGGATTACAGAAGTTGTGGACCCGAATTCCTACGAAGAACCTATTGCACAA GTTATTAATCGTATTACAGATGGAGGGGCAGATTTCTCTTTTGAATGTGTAGGTGACACTGATATGATAACCACCGCGTTGCAATCTTGTTGTGAT GGATGGGGATTGACGGTAACACTTGGTGTGCCGAAGGTGAAGCCTGTGATGTCAGCTCATTATGGACTACTCCTAATGGGAAGAACATTGAAAGGGTCTATGTTTGGAGGATGGAAACCTAAATCTGATCTACCTTCATTAGTTGACAAGTATGTGAACAAG GAAATCCAGATTGATGACTATATAACACACAATTTGCAATTTGATGAAATTAACAAAGCTTTCACTCTCATGAGGGAAGGAAAGTGTCTGCGTTGTGTTATGCACATGCCAAGATAA
- the LOC130738538 gene encoding F-box/FBD/LRR-repeat protein At4g26340-like yields the protein MEDRLSILPDSILCRILSFLPTKQAVATSILSKKWKPLWRSVTTLHFDDAKYYTTSKEVYARFVQSVYAVILSRDQHQPINTFRLSCICSPCLDMAHVKVWLNAAAQRGVQHLDISFSFERLSSSTTIFTCKTLVVLKLKNLELKSLNFSVDLPFLKTLHLEQLVFPNHGCLAELLSGCPALVNLKVGRLYFPCFLIGKDEFKSLPKLVRAEISFLHKRLLKVVKNVEFLRLDAIGWGFLHDQGKDPQFSPMLHNLTRLELFYRHYNDNWLHLVEFLKYCPKLQVLLINQSHYQSGAFKAIKELGDWQYMPSAPECILLHLKSCYLNDYRGTEGELQFARYILQNGRFLKRMTICSDSSVNQQGKRKNFKKLSSCTRSSTTCKLSFN from the exons ATGGAAGATAGGCTTAGCATCTTGCCAGATTCAATTCTCTGTCgcattctctcttttctcccaacCAAGCAAGCTGTTGCAACAAGCATTCTCTCGAAGAAGTGGAAACCACTGTGGCGTTCAGTCACCACTCTCCACTTCGATGATGCCAAATATTATACCACAAGCAAAGAGGTATATGCTCGATTTGTTCAATCAGTGTATGCAGTTATCCTCTCCCGTGATCAACACCAACCCATCAATACATTCCGCCTTAGTTGTATCTGTTCTCCTTGTTTGGATATGGCCCATGTCAAGGTATGGCTTAATGCTGCGGCGCAACGCGGGGTTCAACATCTAGATATCTCCTTCAGCTTTGAACGATTATCATcctccaccaccatcttcaCTTGCAAAACTCTCGTGGTTCTCAAGTTGAAGAATTTAGAGTTGAAATCTCTTAACTTCTCTGTTGATCTTCCCTTCCTTAAGACCCTGCATCTAGAACAATTGGTTTTTCCAAATCATGGATGTCTGGCTGAGCTTCTTTCCGGATGTCCCGCACTTGTGAATCTCAAAGTAGGGCGTTTATATTTTCCTTGTTTTTTGATTGGCAAGGACGAATTTAAATCTTTACCCAAATTGGTCAGAGCAGAAATTTCATTTTTGCATAAACGTTTACTGAAAGTGGTGAAGAATGTTGAGTTTTTGCGCTTAGATGCG ATTGGTTGGGGATTCTTACATGATCAAGGCAAAGACCCCCAATTTAGCCCAATGCTTCACAATTTAACCCGTCTTGAGCTTTTCTATAGACATTATAATGACAATTGGCTACACTTAGTAGAATTTCTCAAGTATTGCCCCAAGCTTCAAGTTCTTCTTATTAACCAG TCACATTATCAGAGCGGTGCGTTCAAAGCAATTAAAGAACTAGGAGATTGGCAATACATGCCATCAGCTCCTGAATGCATTCTATTACACCTTAAAAGTTGCTATCTAAATGATTATAGAGGCACCGAAGGTGAGCTTCAATTTGCAAGATATATTCTCCAGAATGGAAGGTTTTTAAAGAGGATGACAATATGTAGTGATTCTTCAGTAAATCAACAGGGGAAGCGtaagaattttaaaaaattatcctCATGCACGAGGAGCTCTACAACTTGTAAACTTTCCTTTAACTGA